GGAAGGGGAACCCAATTGCTTGCAGAATGATGACAGGCAGCAGGAAAACCAGACAGGAGATGGAGACATGGAGCTGCAGGGTCAGGATCAAAGGCTGGATCTCGTCAACATGCAAGCAGACAGTCTGGGTCCTGAGAGTGCTAATGAGAGGAATCTCTCAGGATCACCATCAAGAGGTATGTGACAGACACTATTCGCTCATATGTAACGAAATTGCTTTAAACCTGAAAGAGCGTTGGGACAAAATCTCACAAGATGTTCTATATTTTTTGGATTACAGGAACCTAATACTGCTTGATTACTACTGCTAGATGACTACTCAATGACAAAGCACTCCACCGGTAACAGAGACCTCCTTATGTCCGCATTCTGTTGTGAAATAGGTCACCAATTTCTAGGAATGATATATGAAAATTGTGCTTGTGAATCACAATATTTGGAATATGAACTACTTTATTACAAAGAATGTATTGTGGTTGCAGCAAGTACAAACTGAAATATCAAAAAGTTTAGTTTGAATTTTCAagattatactgtatatgtaccCTTTCTTAGAAGTTTAGAAGAATGCATGTTATAATTTCACTCTTCAGTATGGTTTGTATTTTGTGCATTAGAATTTACATAAGGACACCAAAAGAAAATGTCCAGGTCACGTGGAGTTAAAACAGGGTTTTAATCCTCAGGTATCtccattaaaatacaaaagcGCAAAGATCTGGACACTGATTATTTTCTGGATACTTGctaatagatttttttttttctgcccttccCTTCCTTACTGAAGTCATCCAACATACCTCAACATACACACCACTgaccacaaaaacaacattaagTGCTGTACCTTTcctacactgacacacagtgaggtgAAACAGTATGCAGGGGCTTGCTATCCTATAtcaatataaaaacacatttgcagtcAGGTCCCaccatacagtacattatgGGTTGTGGTGATATTctgtacagtatttaaaaaaaaaactgatgggTCATCCCTTTGCAGTGTTGGAAGAGTTGTGTGCGTGCAGCTGGAGCGTCCACTGCTCAGAACAGCGGCTCTCTTCAGACCACAGGGCAACGTGTGGTCTCCTGGGGAGTCAACAGGTTACACCCCTTTCTGGGTCTCTGTGGAAGTATACGCAGGGACACTTCTGCCTTACCACTGTAAGGCACGTGAGTGGGTCTGCTGTCTCCCGTCCCTGGCTCAGTTTGAATCCAGGCTCCTGGAGGCGGAGGGCAGGGTGACGCGCTGCTCGTCCATGCGCTTGGCCTGGGAGCGCATGATCAGGCTGAAGAAGTCCTCGTCCGGGACGGTGGGGCCCTTGGGAGCGGGAAGGGGCGCTGCACACCGCTGGTCATCCAGTCTCGAGCCCTGTGAGAACAGAGTGCGGCATTTCAGTCAAACGCAAGGTAGAGCGAGCTGGCAAGTCTTTACTGTTCACACTCAGTCCAGCTCTGCACGGAAAAAGATTTAGATCACGCTAAATGCACAAGGTGTGATACAACTTTTCTGTGTAAAACTCAATTACCGCTAAACATGACTGACTTGTAATCGTTAATGACACCAGAAGATAGCTTATTCTTTGGTCAGGTTTGTTTACCAATCTCAGACATTGAGAAGCGTTTTTGTCTCTGCACCAAAAGACcacatgaaaatgtacatacagAGATCGGCACGCTTGACACATTGTCTCTTCATACTAAAATCAATATTGAGCATTTATTTAACTGATGCGCAGGCACAGACTGTACATCACGTTCAACAAGAGCTCATCAAATCCGATCAGCCATTAGAGGAAAACGACCTGGCACTTGACGAGCATGTCGAAGAAGTCGTCATCGGGCTCCTTGCTGTCGGCGTTGGCCATCAGGTGGCTGAGAACGGACTGGCTGTTCTGCCGGTTGAGCCGCAGGCCCGGGAAGTTGCTGGTGCTGGCCCGCTGCTCATCGAGACGCCGGCTCTGTGTGCTGGCCACCATGTCCAGGAACTGATGCTGGTGCGGAGAGGCGTCTGAGGCAGAGAGCGCTGGAGGAGAAGAGCAGGCCCGCAACATGAGCGCACGATTCATCCTCTTTTCAAAGCTCATCTCATCGGCTCAATGAGACTGATGACATTACCCTGCATACAaaccagacactcttatccagagtgaattacataggttacaattttatccatttgtacagctggatatttactgaggcacttctgggTTAAATATCTTGAACAAGGGCctcagcagcagtgtcctagcagggagccgaaccagcaaccttctggtttcaagccctgctccttaccacaatcCTACACCGCCTACATGGCAGCTCCTATTCAGTTACAATGTGTAAAGGTGAGCTGTTGTACAGGATCAACACAGTATTTTGCACTGTACCCTgaacttgtgctgtaaaaaaaaaccaatgaactgtataaaaaaataacgcGTTTCCTAGAGAACAAGATAAGTCTTCTGCAACAAGCAAGTTTTGAGGAAGGTACTCACATGTCTTCATGACTCCGTGCGGACTGCAGGAGGGActggagggggcagagagccGGCTCCTGCTGTCCTGTATGGAGCACCTCTGGTCATCCATGCGGTTGCTCTGGAAGCGACTGAGCAGGTCGAAGAAGCCCTCATCCCCCAGCAAGTCCAGGCTGTTTCTCTAAAGCAGACACCACGGAAGGACGGTGAGCAACGGCAATAACAACCACCATAAGAACACAGGAGGCTAAATCAGTTCCTCCTTAGGACTTGACAGGTGTTCAAAAGTTTCGAGCATGTCGTTAGTGAGAGATGCTCTGCTTGATCAATCAGCACTAGCTCTGCTGTACTGAAATGTGTAGCTTGTACAGTGAAGAACCACACATCGGACCAGTGCACAAGTCTCGCTTCAGCACTTCCTGCACAGTTGTGGGAGACATAGTTGGGAATGAAGAAGGGCACAGTCAACTGAGAATTCCAAAGATCAGTTGAAAACgggtaaaaaataaattatgacaaGTAAACTAAACAAAAAGCAATGCTGCCATCATTATTAAGAGAAAAGGTGTTAAATCTGCACATTTTCATCACAGAGTGCAAGATTAACTTCCTGTAACTGAGCAAGTCAGTTAAACATAAGAATAGTTCACAGTGGCTTAAAAACCAGTTTTGAGAGTCAATGTAGTGCTTCAGCCTATAATCTTTCTGGATGAAACACCCCGGCTGCAGAAGGAAACTGTGGTTCCGGCCTCAAAGCTGAGACAGGACACTGGCTGACGAGGTAATGAAGCCTCACTCAGTGTGGATCATGTAACCAGACACGATGCAGCCTGCCTCATGTAATGTGTGGGGCTTGTAGCTCTCACCTTCTCGGGCCCATGCACCTCCACCTCTGGCACGTTGCTGGTGTCCTGCAGGATTTTGGTGGAGGAGCCgttgttcttgttcttcttgCCCCGGAAACGGTTGATGAAGAACAGCTTGGAGGATGTCTTGGCCAGGGTGGGTTTAGGCTGTTTACTCAGCATGTCATTAGTCCAGTTCTGACCCTATAGAGAAGAGACGTATTGATAAGAACAATTATAATACAGTTTGTTTATATTGCCATTATTGTCAAATCCTCCTTTAGAATCATTACAGGTACAAGGAGCGATATTTCTACTTTTTAGACTTTGACTCCTCTGAATATCATTTTTGATTTTACATGAACATGAAAACCATCTGGCTTGCAATGGAACTAACAGTATCTGAAAGCTGGTGGTGCTCACATTGATCTTGTCTGGGCTGAGTTTCACCAGCTCCATGTTCTCCATGCTGTGTCGCCTTCCCATTCTGGGCCTTGCTCCTGAAAGCCAAGCACACAATGTGGTCTCCACACTGAAGCAAAGTGGGCTGAATGACATCTTCAAGAAAAACATCATTCAAAGTTGAAGCTTCCATAACCCAGATGAATAATGAATTCCATAAAGCAGGTGAATGGTTAAACAGAACCGGATTAAAACCTAGAAAGCCCCCTACTTGTCATCTAGCCCATTACAGGATAGATGGACAAAGTTTTTCATGTATATATGAAATGAGAATAGCGCTGACAGAAAAATCCTCTCGGATTACCGTGAAGGTTGTAGTCGATTTGGTTTTCGGGCAGAGCAGAGTTGCTGCCACTAGTGTTGAGACCGAGGACCAATTGCAGGTCTGACACATTCATCCTTGCTGTCAGCTCACCACTTCTGTCTCCAGTCTGGagaggacacagacagaagTATTCATCAGACaaaacacactgactcacacgcagacacacaaagaaGCCAGAGCGATCCCCACAAAAACGGGCATTAAGAACATAACACTTACTTTAAGCAGAGAGCCATTTACTTTAACAACATCCAACTGAAAAGTTGATAAAAGAGCTCCTGTGACAGGAGCTCCTTTGTCTACActattcttttttcctcttctagACACCTAGTCAGATGTTATTTATCAGAAGCCAACAGAGGGAACTACCTGATGTCCAAAAGGTTACAAACAGATATCTGTAGGAGCGTGTACCTCTCTGGAGATTTCCAGATGCTTCTCTGCAAAGTGCATGGCCTGGTCATGGTTGCCAAGGGCTGTGTGGGCATTCCCTAAACTCCAGCAGGCTCGTCCCTCTCCAATCCTGCACACACGAAAATATAGAAGACATTCAACCGCTGAATATATCAAGTTGTGAAGGTTTTTCAAACgaataaaaacataaaggcCCATGCCAAAACATGCCAAAACTAGGTTTTGGCATGGGCCTTTATGAACTGTACTGAACTTTATGAACTGTACCAAATTTGTATTGgaatattttctgtaatgaaCACAAAATTCTAGGTTCACAGCTGATCAATGTGCTGAATTGTCTGTGGACCTGCAATGCAAGTTGAATGCTATATTATGGAATAATGTCTTCTGCCACATAGAAAACCTTTATTTGCAAAATGGCTTCCAACATATCGGCACACATTTATAAGGGCAAGCAGAAGAATGGTCACTGAGGATCCAGTGCTGATGGCCATTGTCCCTCCTGACCTGTCGTTGAGATCCTGAGCGATGATGAGGTGTTTGAGGTGGTAGTCGATGGCCCTCTCGTAGTCTTGCAGCAGGGTGTAGGTGTTCCCCAGACTGTAGCAGGCCTGGGCCTCCACCGCCCTGTCCTTGAGCTGTCGAGCAAGCAGCAAAGTCTTCCTGCAGTAAAGAGAACCCTCACTGCTTTCAGCCTCAATCCTCccctcaacaacaacaaacccACTTAAGAAAAGGATCAGTGTGTATAGATAAAGCAACAATAAACCTGGTGAGTTTTATTAACAGTCTTCTGTTCAGCAGTCTGAAAATGAGCACATCTAGCTTTCCACTTTATTTATTATCTAAATGTCAGTGTAGTAATGTTAGGCCAGAAACCATTTTCTTAATGGGAATGAGTTTAACATATCTCAAGATGAATGGTTCGGGTTAGTTTGCTTACTTGTAATGTTCAGCCGCTACTTCAAACTCTCCAAGGAAAATATATGCATTCCCCAGGTTACAATATGCCCTTCTCTCTGCGGCTCTGTCTCCAAACTCCTTTGCAATAAGGAGACgcttcaaaggaaaacaaacagaaaggttCTACTTATATTACTAACATTACATCAGGAGGCAAAGTTCCATAATGACACTTGAAGAGACATCATACCGAATGAACAAGAGCAGTCATCTATTTAGACTTATACATTGATTAGCTTCTTAAAGAGAATAACATCTCTGCAGCACATATAATTAACTAGaagccaaaaataaacagagcctgcaaagagtgagagaaagaaagagagagagaaagagcaatgTGAAGACATCTATTGTGTGACATGTGCAATCGGCGAGCTGTTTTTAGTACCTGCTCATGAGCTGCCACTGCACTCCGGAAGTTCCCCAGCAGGTAGTGTGTGTTGCCCAGGTTACCGTATGTACGGCCTTGGGCGGCTCGGTCCCTCAACTCCTTCACAATCAACAAATTAGCCCTTCaggcaaacattaaaaattaaacatctgGGACCACCTGATTCAATGGCAAAGTAGCAGAGAATGATCTGGCACAAAACAGAGAATTCATATAATCTTACCTTAAATATAATTCAAGGTAAGATTACACTGTAATTCAATAATTTAAggagaaataaaattatatattaactAACAGCtactaaataaatgcaatgaataaaaacaatactgaCAATCCATGGACATATCCCTCTCAATGACAAACGTTCATGCAAAAACACTTTAAGCACTGCCTTAAGACTCACTCGTAGTACTCGGCTGCTTTCCTTAGTGCTGTCATGGCGTCCTCTGGAAATTCTCCTGGATCAGTCCCACCCCAGCAGATACTCTTCCCCTTGGCATGGTAAACATTCCCAAAGTTGTACAGAGCCCTGGCCTGCCCAACCTGCCAAGAGGCATCAACGCATTAAGGTAATCACACCATCGCCTGTGTATGAGGAAACTCACAGCACTGTCACTTCACATTCAGATTCCATCAATACTTAGTTGACCCATTTGTTAACATTCAGACGGACAGCAGAGCCTGATAACCTTCAATCAATGGCCAAGGAGTAATATATTggataatttttaaaagtggaAAGTGGAAAACACTTCTAACCTTATCGTTAAGCTCCCTGGAAATGTCCAGGTGCCTCTGACAACATGCTGCTGCTTCATCAAACCGTCCTAAAACTTTCAACGTGTTGCCAAGGTTACCACTCGCCTTCGCCTCTCCAAGCTGATCCCCGATAgctctgaaaattaaattcaaaatcaatACACTCGCAATTAGTCTTAACTTGTCTAAAATAGAGATATTAgtgtcatttcaaaagcagtCATTAAAATAGAGCTTCACACAGAGCTTCCTGGATCATACATTCGGGAGAGGATGATGAATACCTGGTCAGAGTCAGGTCGTGATGGTGGTACTCCAGGGCTTTGGCGTAGTCATGCAGATGGAAGTAGGCATTCCCCAGCTGGCTGTAGATAGCGCTGAGGATCTGAAGGTCTTCCGTGCCTACCTGGATGGCTGCCTCAAAGAAGGAGACACCAGCACGGTAATCACCCACCTTGCAcaacctctctccctccagggCCAGCTCCAGACAAGAGGCCTCCATTCTGCAGACATGGGAGCAGAGCCAAGACAGAGCCAAGGTTACAGGCAGAGAAGCACTCTTTTGAATCACTTTTCAGAAAGATATTCATGATGTTCCACTCCAGCTGCTCACATGGCCAACTACATCCTGCAATAATATGGAATGCCAGCAACAAATCttaaacactgcaaaaattGAAGAGTAACTGgagcaaattaaattaatataaataattcaaagaaaCCCTGCACTAGTACAAACTTCAGAGGGTCTCGGTGTTTCTGCATGCATCCGTGCACTTAAGTCTGTTTAGTTTTTGGAGTAATGGCTTTTGCTAGTCTGCATCCTGTTACCTGCTGAAAACAatagtgtttgtttatttggaatTTCAACTTTGGAGTCATCACTTCCTCCTACATATCCTACTTCCTAGACTTTGAAAACATAAGCTTTCTGATTGTGTTGTTTAAACAGAGAATCTACACGACAGGGACTGTACTCCTGGTCAAGAACTTTTGATATTTGTAAGTAATGACACAATTTGTTTGCATGGCTCAATATAGATGCATTCTGTTTattatattctgtatatatatatatatcatattacATAATCTAATATCATACAATTTCATATTTATGCACATGGACACAGCAACTACAATTAGTTCCTATATTTAAAGGATCAGAGTCTCAATGCACCTTTTGTGATATATACGAATATATCAACCAAAATGTTGTACATTACATCCACAGGTGACAGAACACTTCTGGGTGACGTGACTATGTCCATTTACAAGAAATGAAGCATTGAAAGAAACATCTCAGAGATATACATGTTTTAATTCCATTTACTCATCATGTATATTCTTGGTATGTGCAATAggatcaataaaacaaatatacaatGAACATATTTTGCTGTGATTGTACGTGtctattaaaaacatttgaccTTCTACTACACCATTTGCcctaaaaatgtcaaataactCGAGTGCCACCCATACACCTTGCAAAAGCAGTacacaacaaatcaaaacacttcTCCTCAAAAGGACAGTAACGTTATTCATTTGTCCAGAAAcaaagccatgttttttttttcctttgaaacacAGTTTCACACCACCCACCTACCTGGTGCCTTTCTCCTTGACACATTCAAAACACTTGGTCACGACAGACATCTCCAGCTTTTGGATGACTTTCTGGCTTTGACCACCAGGGAGACAAAGCAGAGACTCCAAGTGCAGGGAAACACTCCTCAAATGCAGCTTTCTTGCGTACATGCACATAACGCACACAGACAGTCGCCGTCACCTACCAACTGAATGCCTCACAGGGACTCCATCTGAACACCCTGCCGCTCTGGTTGCTGGCTGCCAGGCTGTTACAGCCGGCTGCTTCAGCGAATAAAATCTTTGTTGATGCTGAAGGAAGGGTAACTTTAGGTTTCGCAGACATAACTGTTGAGCTTAAGCTTAGCTAATCTGATCGTAAGGTTTCTCTCCTCTCGCTTGTCCCCCAGGCACCTGATGGTGTCTGTCACTTCTGATTAgccaggaaacagcagcagtgattaTGGTCACTCTAAGGAGCTCTAGGGCATATTAATGTGCTTTGTTACAACTGCCTTTGAACTCATTATGCCTAGTGGCAAGGTAGGCACACTTGTTTACTCTGTCAGCTTCAATTCATCAGACTTCATATACgtattatatatatacgtatataaaTATTACGTTGAATGACTAAGTCATGCTGGTGAAATGTTACAGCCTGCCTCAAACTGAATGTAATGCTCCAACCACATCCAATCAGGAAAGAGTATTCATCTTTCTAGCAAATCAGATTAAAACAAAGAgtaatggcatttttaatgtggTTTAAT
The nucleotide sequence above comes from Megalops cyprinoides isolate fMegCyp1 chromosome 2, fMegCyp1.pri, whole genome shotgun sequence. Encoded proteins:
- the LOC118772648 gene encoding G-protein-signaling modulator 2-like isoform X2 → MDASGFLLSMRDDDQSFHVRYRMEASCLELALEGERLCKVGDYRAGVSFFEAAIQVGTEDLQILSAIYSQLGNAYFHLHDYAKALEYHHHDLTLTRAIGDQLGEAKASGNLGNTLKVLGRFDEAAACCQRHLDISRELNDKVGQARALYNFGNVYHAKGKSICWGGTDPGEFPEDAMTALRKAAEYYEANLLIVKELRDRAAQGRTYGNLGNTHYLLGNFRSAVAAHEQRLLIAKEFGDRAAERRAYCNLGNAYIFLGEFEVAAEHYKKTLLLARQLKDRAVEAQACYSLGNTYTLLQDYERAIDYHLKHLIIAQDLNDRIGEGRACWSLGNAHTALGNHDQAMHFAEKHLEISRETGDRSGELTARMNVSDLQLVLGLNTSGSNSALPENQIDYNLHGARPRMGRRHSMENMELVKLSPDKINGQNWTNDMLSKQPKPTLAKTSSKLFFINRFRGKKNKNNGSSTKILQDTSNVPEVEVHGPEKRNSLDLLGDEGFFDLLSRFQSNRMDDQRCSIQDSRSRLSAPSSPSCSPHGVMKTSLSASDASPHQHQFLDMVASTQSRRLDEQRASTSNFPGLRLNRQNSQSVLSHLMANADSKEPDDDFFDMLVKCQGSRLDDQRCAAPLPAPKGPTVPDEDFFSLIMRSQAKRMDEQRVTLPSASRSLDSN
- the LOC118772648 gene encoding G-protein-signaling modulator 2-like isoform X1; translation: MDASGFLLSMRDDDQSFHVRYRMEASCLELALEGERLCKVGDYRAGVSFFEAAIQVGTEDLQILSAIYSQLGNAYFHLHDYAKALEYHHHDLTLTRAIGDQLGEAKASGNLGNTLKVLGRFDEAAACCQRHLDISRELNDKVGQARALYNFGNVYHAKGKSICWGGTDPGEFPEDAMTALRKAAEYYEANLLIVKELRDRAAQGRTYGNLGNTHYLLGNFRSAVAAHEQNLSVCFPLKRLLIAKEFGDRAAERRAYCNLGNAYIFLGEFEVAAEHYKKTLLLARQLKDRAVEAQACYSLGNTYTLLQDYERAIDYHLKHLIIAQDLNDRIGEGRACWSLGNAHTALGNHDQAMHFAEKHLEISRETGDRSGELTARMNVSDLQLVLGLNTSGSNSALPENQIDYNLHGARPRMGRRHSMENMELVKLSPDKINGQNWTNDMLSKQPKPTLAKTSSKLFFINRFRGKKNKNNGSSTKILQDTSNVPEVEVHGPEKRNSLDLLGDEGFFDLLSRFQSNRMDDQRCSIQDSRSRLSAPSSPSCSPHGVMKTSLSASDASPHQHQFLDMVASTQSRRLDEQRASTSNFPGLRLNRQNSQSVLSHLMANADSKEPDDDFFDMLVKCQGSRLDDQRCAAPLPAPKGPTVPDEDFFSLIMRSQAKRMDEQRVTLPSASRSLDSN